Part of the Arthrobacter globiformis genome is shown below.
ATGTTGCGTGATGTAAGCACTTGGCGGCTGAGGAAGTCAACGCGGCTGTCCGCAGGAAGGACCGGCATGCCCTTGTGGTTGGGTGCAAAAGACGCACCCATGTAGAAACCGAAAACGGCGAGCTGCACGCCAATGAAGGCGGCAGCCATGCCCAGCGGCAGGAAGGTGAAGGCCAGGGCGGGCAGGCTGCCGAGGCGGACAAGCAGGATGGGAAGCTCTACCCAGCGGTGCGTGACCTTGGCCCGGCGGAGGACGAACTTCACCGAATCGATCTGAAGTCCCAGGCCCACCAGGAACAGCAGCGGGAAGAAGAACCAGCCCTGCTTGCGGGTCAGGAAAGCGAACCTGCCCTGCCGGTCGGCCACCGCTTCAGTGTGGAAGGCGATGGGACCCGGGGCGATGTCTGGGTCCTTGGAGATCACGTTCGGGTGGTTGTGGTGCGCACCGTGCTTCTGCTCCCACCAGGAGTAGCTCATGCCGGCCACGGAGGTGGCCAGGATGCGGGCGGTCCAGTCGTTGGCCCGGCGGGAGGCGAAAATCTGCCGGTGACCGGCCTCATGGGCCAGGAAGCTCAGCTGGGTGCAGAGGATGCCCACCGCGGCAGCGATCAGGAGTTGGAACCAGCTGTCGCCGATCAGCGCGAAGCCAAACCAGGCCGCGGTCATCAGGAGAACCAGGCTGGAAAACAGGGTGATGTAGAAACCCACGCGGCGCTCGAGCAGCCCGGCTGCCTTGACGCTCTTAAGGAGTTCAGAATAGCTCGCCACAACGGCGTTTGGTTGCCGGACACGCGTCTGCGGGCGCTCCGAAGTGGTGGTGGGGGTCATGGACGCGGCGCCTCGTAACTGTTGCGGGCAACGCTGCAGCCGACATTCGGACCGCACGGTCAAGCTCACCCTCCTGCCAGCATACGCTGACGCTCCAAACCATCGGGGCAGTGGGCTTACGGGCAGAATCCATCGCATGCATAAATATCGGGACCTATGCATAGTCTTGCTGTATAGTCGTCTTCATGACTATTTCTGTTGCCGTTTCAGGGGCCAGCGGCTATGCCGGCGGCGAAGTCCTCCGCCTCCTGGCCGGCCATCCGGACGTCACCATCGGAGCCATCACGGCACACAGCAACGCCGGTTCCAGACTAGGCGAACTGCAGCCGCATCTCCATGGCCTGGCCAGCAGGATTCTCGAGGACACCAGCGTGGAGAACCTGTCCGGGCACGACGTCGTGTTCCTGGCCCTCCCGCACGGGGCGTCCGCCGAAATCGCGGCCAAGCTCCCCGAGGGAACGGTGGTGATCGACGCCGGCGCGGACCACCGCCTGGAGTCCGCCACCGCGTGGGAAAAGTTTTACGGCTCGGACCACGCCGGAACGTGGCCGTACGGCCTGCCTGAGCTGCCGGGCCAGCGCGAGAAACTCAAGGGTGCCAACCGGATCGCCGTTCCGGGCTGCTACCCGACGTCGGCCCTGCTCGCTCTCACGCCCGGTTTCGCCGGCGGACTGCTCGAGGGGAACGACGTCGTCATCGTCGCCGCCTCCGGCACTTCCGGCGCAGGCAAGGCAGCCAAGGTGAACCTCATCGGCGCCGAGGTCATGGGCTCCATGAGCCCCTATGGCGTGGGCGGCGGCCACCGGCACACGCCGGAGATCGAGCAGGGCCTGTCCAACGCCTCCGGCGAGCCGGTGACGGTTTCCTTCACGCCCACCCTGGCGCCCATGAGCCGGGGCATCCTCACCACCGCCACCGCACGGGTCAAGCCCGGCGTCGGGGCCGAGGAACTGCGCCGTGCCTGGGCGGAGGCGTACGACGACGAGCCGTTCGTCCACCTGCTGCCCGAAGGCCAGTGGCCCACCACCAAGTCCGTGCAGGGCTCCAACCACGCTGCCATGCAGCTGGCTTTCGACCCGCACGTCGGCCGCGTCATTGTCACGTGCGCCATCGACAACCTGACCAAAGGCACCGCCGGTGGAGCAGTGCAGTCCATGAACATTGCCCTTGGCCTGCCGGAGACCGCCGGCCTCAACCTGCAGGGAGTTGCCCCGTGACCGTTACCGCACCCAAGGGATTCCGCGCCGCCGGCGTCACGGCCGGCCTCAAGGCCTCAGGAAACCCGGACCTCGCCCTCGTGGTCAACGACGGACCGTCCAAGGCCGCAGCCGCCGTCTTCACCTCCAACCGGGTGGCCGCGGCCCCCGTCCACTGGTCGCGCCAGGTGGTCTCGGACGGCCGCGTCGACGCTGTGATCCTCAACTCCGGCGGTGCCAACGCCTGCACCGGCCCGCAGGGCTTCCAGAACACGCACACGACGGCGGAGAAGACGGCCGAGGCGCTCGGCCTGTCCGCCACCGACGTCTTCGTCTGTTCCACCGGCCTGATAGGCGAGCAGCTGCCCATGGACAAGATCGTCCCGGGCATCGACGCCGCGGCAGCCGCCCTGAGCACGGACGGCGGTGCCCAGGCCGCCACGGCCATCATGACCACCGATTCGGTGCCCAAGCAGGCGGTCTTCACCGGCGCCGACGCCGGGGGAAACGAATTCACCATCGGCGGCATCGCCAAGGGCGCCGGAATGCTGGCGCCCGGGCTTGCCACCATGCTGGTGGTGCTCACCACGGATGCGGACGTCCAGCCGGAAATGCTCGATCTCGTCCTCCGCGACGCCACGCGGGTCACCTTCGACCGTGCCGACTCCGACGGCTGCATGTCCACCAACGACACCGTGGTGCTGCTGGCCTCCGGCGCGTCCAAGGCCGTTCCGTCCGCCGAGACCTTCGGCCAGGGCCTCACCCAGGTCTGCGCCGAGCTGGCCCGCAAGCTGATCGGCGACGCCGAGGGCGCCAGCCATGACATCGCGATCCGGACGTTCAACGCCGCCACCGAGCGCGATGCCGAAACCGTCAGCCGCGCCGTGGCCCGCTCCAACCTCTTCAAGGCAGCCATCTTCGGCAAGGACCCCAACTGGGGCCGCGTGCTCTCCGCCGTGGGCACCACCGACGCCGCGTTCGAACCGGACCAGCTCAACGTGTCCATGAACGGGATCCAGATCTGCCAGAACGGCGGCATCGGCCAGGACCGCAAGCTCGTGGACCTGGAGCCGCGCGAGGTGCTCGTGGAGATTGACCTGCAGGCCGGCGATGCAGAAGCCACCATCTGGACCAACGACCTCACGCACGACTACGTCCACGAGAACAGCGCCTACTCAAGCTAGATCCGCCGGCAACCCTGGAGAACCAGCCGCATGAACACCCAGACCCGCGAGTCAACGTCCATGAGTGATGCCCAAGACAAGGCAGGCACCCTCATCGAAGCCCTGCCGTGGATCCAGCGCTTTGCCGGAACCACCATGGTGATCAAGTACGGCGGCAACGCCATGGTCAACGACGAGCTGCGCCGCGCCTTCGCCGAGGACGTCGTGTTCCTCCACCACGTGGGCATCCACCCCGTGGTGGTGCATGGCGGCGGCCCGCAGATCAACTCGATGCTGGGCCGGCTCGGCATCGAGTCGGAGTTCAAGGGCGGCCTGCGCGTGACCACGCCCGAGGCCATGGACGTGGTGCGCATGGTCCTCACCGGCCAGGTGGGCCGGGAACTGGTGGGCCTGATCAACTCGCACGGGCCCTACGCCGTCGGCATGTCCGGTGAAGACGGAGGCCTGCTGCGAGCCGTCCGCACCGGAACCGTCGTTGACGGCGAGCAGGTGGACCTCGGGCTCGTGGGCGAGGTGGTGGGAGTTGACCCCGCCGGCATCGTGGACATTCTCGACGCCGGCCGGATCCCCGTGATCTCCACCGTGGCCCCGGAGATCACCGATGCCGGCGAAGGCGTGACGGGCACCGCCCGGTTCCAGCCCACCGGCCAGGTCCTGAACGTCAACGCGGACACCGCAGCGGCGGCCGTTGCCTCCGCGCTGGGCGCCTCCAAGCTTGTCATCCTGACCGACGTCGAAGGCCTCTACGCCAACTGGCCGGACAAATCCTCGCTCATTTCATCC
Proteins encoded:
- a CDS encoding fatty acid desaturase family protein, which codes for MTPTTTSERPQTRVRQPNAVVASYSELLKSVKAAGLLERRVGFYITLFSSLVLLMTAAWFGFALIGDSWFQLLIAAAVGILCTQLSFLAHEAGHRQIFASRRANDWTARILATSVAGMSYSWWEQKHGAHHNHPNVISKDPDIAPGPIAFHTEAVADRQGRFAFLTRKQGWFFFPLLFLVGLGLQIDSVKFVLRRAKVTHRWVELPILLVRLGSLPALAFTFLPLGMAAAFIGVQLAVFGFYMGASFAPNHKGMPVLPADSRVDFLSRQVLTSRNISGGRYMDILLGGLNRQVEHHLFPDMARPHLHKATAIVRQHCKTQGIPFTETTLTASFGIIVRYLNEVGLAAGRHFECPMATVSRRY
- the argC gene encoding N-acetyl-gamma-glutamyl-phosphate reductase, which codes for MTISVAVSGASGYAGGEVLRLLAGHPDVTIGAITAHSNAGSRLGELQPHLHGLASRILEDTSVENLSGHDVVFLALPHGASAEIAAKLPEGTVVIDAGADHRLESATAWEKFYGSDHAGTWPYGLPELPGQREKLKGANRIAVPGCYPTSALLALTPGFAGGLLEGNDVVIVAASGTSGAGKAAKVNLIGAEVMGSMSPYGVGGGHRHTPEIEQGLSNASGEPVTVSFTPTLAPMSRGILTTATARVKPGVGAEELRRAWAEAYDDEPFVHLLPEGQWPTTKSVQGSNHAAMQLAFDPHVGRVIVTCAIDNLTKGTAGGAVQSMNIALGLPETAGLNLQGVAP
- the argJ gene encoding bifunctional glutamate N-acetyltransferase/amino-acid acetyltransferase ArgJ; translation: MTVTAPKGFRAAGVTAGLKASGNPDLALVVNDGPSKAAAAVFTSNRVAAAPVHWSRQVVSDGRVDAVILNSGGANACTGPQGFQNTHTTAEKTAEALGLSATDVFVCSTGLIGEQLPMDKIVPGIDAAAAALSTDGGAQAATAIMTTDSVPKQAVFTGADAGGNEFTIGGIAKGAGMLAPGLATMLVVLTTDADVQPEMLDLVLRDATRVTFDRADSDGCMSTNDTVVLLASGASKAVPSAETFGQGLTQVCAELARKLIGDAEGASHDIAIRTFNAATERDAETVSRAVARSNLFKAAIFGKDPNWGRVLSAVGTTDAAFEPDQLNVSMNGIQICQNGGIGQDRKLVDLEPREVLVEIDLQAGDAEATIWTNDLTHDYVHENSAYSS
- the argB gene encoding acetylglutamate kinase; amino-acid sequence: MNTQTRESTSMSDAQDKAGTLIEALPWIQRFAGTTMVIKYGGNAMVNDELRRAFAEDVVFLHHVGIHPVVVHGGGPQINSMLGRLGIESEFKGGLRVTTPEAMDVVRMVLTGQVGRELVGLINSHGPYAVGMSGEDGGLLRAVRTGTVVDGEQVDLGLVGEVVGVDPAGIVDILDAGRIPVISTVAPEITDAGEGVTGTARFQPTGQVLNVNADTAAAAVASALGASKLVILTDVEGLYANWPDKSSLISSLTASELRDMLPSLESGMIPKMAACLKAIDEGVERAHIVDGRLPHSMLLETFTTAGIGTQVVPDEETN